In the Geobacter sp. FeAm09 genome, one interval contains:
- a CDS encoding DUF362 domain-containing protein, translating into MANDISRRNFLQTGAIALGTVAVSRFGGISDVFAAQQEKSRVFFTNDISAAGLLRVYSHINQGITGKVGIKVHTGEPHGPNILPRDMVKALQQRIANSNLVETNTLYKGKRYTTADHRETIRINGWDFCPVDIMDEEGAVMIPVKGGKRFKEMSVGKHMLNYDSMVVLTHFKGHAMGGFGGSLKNIAIGCADGPIGKKMVHAAPDNEHYESWLKGEPFQENMVESAKATIDHFGKRIVYINVLRNMSVDCDCAGTNAAPVKARDLGILASTDLLAVDQASIDMVYKLPEAELHDLKERIESRKGLRQLSYMKELNMGNDRYSLITL; encoded by the coding sequence ATGGCAAACGATATTTCACGTCGAAATTTTCTACAGACAGGTGCTATTGCACTGGGAACCGTCGCCGTAAGCAGATTTGGCGGCATAAGTGATGTTTTTGCCGCCCAGCAGGAAAAATCCCGCGTCTTCTTCACGAACGACATCAGCGCCGCCGGACTGCTGCGGGTCTATTCCCACATCAACCAGGGCATAACCGGCAAAGTCGGGATCAAGGTGCACACCGGCGAGCCGCACGGCCCCAACATACTGCCGCGGGACATGGTGAAGGCCCTGCAGCAGCGTATTGCCAACAGCAACCTGGTGGAAACCAACACCCTCTACAAGGGCAAGCGATACACGACGGCGGACCATCGCGAAACCATCAGGATCAATGGCTGGGATTTCTGCCCGGTGGACATCATGGACGAGGAGGGGGCGGTGATGATCCCCGTCAAGGGGGGGAAGCGCTTCAAGGAGATGTCCGTAGGCAAGCACATGCTCAATTATGATTCGATGGTCGTGCTGACCCATTTCAAAGGGCACGCCATGGGCGGCTTCGGAGGTTCGCTGAAGAATATCGCCATAGGCTGCGCGGACGGGCCCATCGGCAAGAAAATGGTCCACGCCGCCCCGGATAACGAGCATTACGAGAGCTGGCTCAAGGGTGAACCGTTTCAGGAGAACATGGTGGAGTCGGCCAAAGCCACCATAGATCATTTCGGCAAGCGGATCGTCTATATAAACGTGCTGCGCAATATGTCCGTGGACTGCGACTGCGCCGGCACCAATGCGGCTCCGGTCAAGGCGCGCGATCTGGGCATCCTGGCTTCCACCGATCTTTTGGCCGTAGACCAGGCTTCCATCGACATGGTATATAAGCTGCCCGAAGCGGAACTTCACGACCTCAAGGAACGGATAGAATCCCGGAAGGGGCTGCGCCAGCTGTCGTACATGAAAGAGCTGAACATGGGCAATGACCGGTATTCGTTGATTACGCTCTAA
- a CDS encoding LarC family nickel insertion protein has product MSAAGEGHTPEGHGHHHGHTHHHGHDRSESGKRHGRVLTIRANSGLSGDILLAGLLRMTDTGEAETDRLLSAILPELSGTVRLAKRQVNHIGGWHAEVALPHQHEHRTLADITTLIAVSGMDDAAKRLATAAFTLLATAEAAVHGKKTEDVHFHEVGALDSILDICLSCELFTRLAPARFVVSPLPLADGGVACAHGIIPVPAPAVLELLEGIPVRPFPDEGETITPTAVALLRSLGATFGPWPAMRVERQALVYGSRVFVNAPNGAIFAWGPGDG; this is encoded by the coding sequence ATGAGTGCCGCCGGGGAGGGGCACACGCCGGAAGGGCACGGCCATCACCATGGGCACACCCATCACCACGGGCATGACCGGAGCGAAAGCGGGAAACGGCATGGCCGGGTCCTGACCATACGGGCCAATTCGGGCCTCTCCGGGGACATCTTGCTCGCCGGGCTGCTGCGTATGACGGATACGGGAGAGGCGGAAACGGACCGGCTGCTCTCCGCCATCCTTCCCGAACTGTCCGGAACCGTGCGCCTGGCCAAACGGCAGGTGAACCACATCGGCGGCTGGCACGCGGAAGTCGCGCTGCCGCATCAGCATGAACACCGGACGCTTGCGGACATCACCACGCTCATTGCCGTAAGCGGTATGGACGACGCGGCGAAGCGCCTCGCCACGGCCGCTTTCACCCTGCTGGCAACGGCTGAGGCTGCGGTGCACGGGAAAAAAACTGAAGATGTCCATTTCCACGAAGTCGGTGCCTTGGACAGCATTCTTGACATTTGTCTCTCCTGCGAACTCTTCACCCGGCTTGCCCCTGCACGTTTCGTGGTCAGCCCGCTGCCGCTGGCGGATGGCGGCGTCGCCTGCGCCCACGGCATCATCCCGGTTCCGGCCCCCGCCGTACTGGAACTCCTTGAGGGCATCCCGGTCCGCCCCTTCCCGGATGAGGGTGAAACCATAACGCCGACGGCAGTGGCACTGCTGCGCAGCCTCGGTGCGACCTTCGGGCCATGGCCAGCCATGCGGGTGGAGCGGCAGGCTCTTGTCTATGGCTCGCGGGTCTTCGTCAACGCCCCCAATGGGGCGATCTTTGCCTGGGGGCCGGGGGACGGTTGA
- a CDS encoding single-stranded DNA-binding protein → MASLNKVMLIGNLGKDPEVRYTPSGAAVASFNLATSERFKNKSGEWEERTEWHRVTLWSKLAEIAGEYLSKGKTVYIEGRLQTRKWQDNSGNERYTTEIVGEKMQMLSPKGEGRRGGDVTSEPVHGGGGFEEPPFQDDDIPF, encoded by the coding sequence ATGGCAAGCCTGAACAAGGTCATGCTGATAGGAAATCTGGGCAAGGATCCGGAAGTGCGCTATACCCCGTCCGGGGCTGCCGTCGCCAGCTTCAATCTGGCCACCAGCGAACGCTTCAAGAACAAGAGCGGCGAATGGGAAGAGCGTACCGAATGGCACCGGGTCACCCTCTGGTCGAAGCTGGCCGAGATCGCCGGCGAATACCTCTCCAAGGGGAAGACCGTTTACATCGAGGGGCGCCTGCAGACCCGCAAGTGGCAGGACAACAGCGGCAATGAACGCTACACCACCGAGATCGTCGGCGAAAAGATGCAGATGCTCTCCCCCAAGGGTGAAGGACGCCGGGGCGGCGACGTGACCTCGGAGCCGGTACATGGCGGGGGGGGATTCGAAGAGCCGCCGTTCCAGGATGACGATATCCCGTTCTAG
- a CDS encoding cupin domain-containing protein, which produces MNVNDLSESVIFPVGEKLESSNFNGTVWLNMLTPFGSALPIGNVTFEPGCRNSWHTHAGGQILLVTGGRGYYQEWGKPARELHAGDVVNIPADVKHWHGAARDSWFVHLAIEIHPEKGPATWLEPVADDDYDTLK; this is translated from the coding sequence ATGAACGTAAACGACCTGAGCGAGAGCGTGATTTTCCCCGTTGGGGAAAAACTCGAAAGCAGCAATTTCAACGGGACGGTATGGCTCAACATGCTGACCCCTTTCGGCTCGGCCCTTCCCATCGGGAACGTGACCTTTGAGCCGGGATGCCGCAACAGTTGGCACACGCACGCGGGGGGGCAGATCCTGCTGGTGACGGGCGGCAGGGGCTATTACCAGGAATGGGGCAAGCCGGCCCGGGAGCTTCACGCGGGAGATGTGGTCAATATCCCCGCCGATGTGAAGCACTGGCATGGCGCCGCCCGGGATAGCTGGTTTGTCCACCTCGCCATCGAGATCCATCCCGAGAAAGGCCCGGCAACCTGGCTGGAGCCGGTCGCGGATGACGATTACGACACACTGAAATAG
- a CDS encoding aldo/keto reductase, with product MTKKLGFGCMRLPLLNRDDQASVDREAFNTLVDAFLEKGFNYFDTALSYHGFKSEEFVREALVKRHRRDDFLLATKLPPRMLTDEGDHERIFSEQLEKCGVEFFDYYLLHNLGVSAYQQACRYGSFDFVQRKKQEGRIGKVGISFHDTPELLDEILTAHPELDFVQLQINYIDWENPGIQSRRCYEVARRHGMPIIVMEPCKGGNLAVVPAQAEELMKSYAPGASVPSWAMRFAASLEGVIMVLSGMGTMEQVLDNTSYMTDFKPLCADEYRIIDRVAGIINADTAVPCTTCQYCVDKCPQNIPIPSYFALYNSSKRAVTDNISSQFVYYLNLASDHGRAGDCIGCRKCEEACPQHIRISELMTAVSATFDDGPGLPAK from the coding sequence ATGACGAAGAAACTGGGTTTCGGCTGCATGAGGCTGCCGCTTCTGAACAGGGATGACCAGGCGTCCGTGGACAGGGAGGCATTCAACACGCTCGTGGATGCCTTTCTGGAAAAAGGCTTCAATTATTTCGACACGGCCCTGTCCTATCACGGCTTCAAGAGCGAAGAATTCGTTCGGGAGGCGCTGGTCAAGCGGCATCGGAGGGATGACTTCCTGCTGGCCACGAAGCTGCCGCCCAGGATGCTGACGGACGAGGGGGATCACGAGCGGATCTTCAGCGAACAACTGGAAAAATGCGGCGTCGAATTCTTCGACTACTACCTGCTGCACAACCTCGGCGTCAGCGCCTACCAGCAGGCCTGCCGCTACGGCTCCTTCGACTTCGTCCAGAGGAAAAAGCAGGAGGGGCGCATCGGGAAGGTGGGCATTTCCTTCCACGACACGCCGGAGCTGCTTGATGAAATACTGACGGCACACCCGGAACTGGATTTCGTCCAGCTGCAGATCAACTACATCGACTGGGAGAACCCCGGCATCCAGTCCCGCAGGTGCTACGAGGTCGCCCGCAGGCACGGTATGCCGATCATCGTCATGGAGCCCTGCAAGGGGGGCAACCTCGCCGTGGTCCCCGCCCAGGCGGAAGAGCTGATGAAGTCCTACGCTCCGGGCGCGTCCGTCCCGTCATGGGCCATGCGGTTTGCGGCCAGCCTGGAAGGGGTGATCATGGTGCTCAGCGGCATGGGCACCATGGAGCAGGTGCTCGACAATACGTCGTACATGACGGACTTCAAGCCGCTTTGCGCAGACGAGTACCGGATCATCGACCGGGTGGCCGGCATCATCAACGCGGACACGGCCGTCCCCTGCACGACCTGCCAGTACTGTGTGGACAAATGTCCGCAGAATATACCGATCCCGAGCTACTTCGCGCTGTACAACAGCTCGAAACGCGCCGTGACCGACAACATTTCAAGCCAGTTCGTCTATTACCTGAACCTGGCCTCGGACCACGGCAGGGCCGGCGACTGCATCGGCTGCAGAAAATGCGAAGAAGCCTGTCCGCAGCATATCCGGATCTCAGAACTCATGACGGCCGTGTCGGCTACCTTCGACGACGGCCCGGGACTGCCGGCCAAGTAG
- the larE gene encoding ATP-dependent sacrificial sulfur transferase LarE — protein MPENQKYQNLLQDLRQMGKAVVAFSGGVDSTFLLYAARESLGAHVVAVTLATPYIPRSEVAEAKALADSLGVRHRVVIEPFPEAIRDNPPDHCYLCKHHLFSALLAMAAGEGIGHVLEGTNADDLQDFRPGLRALRELGVESPLLGAGLAKDDIRRLSRELGLSVWDKPAKACLLSRIPVGTRVEEAELRRIEEGEEFLARIGFPAVRLRSHGEIARIEVPGEEIPALIAAAGRHGIDDRLKGLGYRHVAVDLAGYRRGSLNRHPDAASPGEVPA, from the coding sequence ATGCCAGAGAACCAGAAATACCAGAACCTTCTCCAGGATCTGCGGCAGATGGGAAAGGCCGTTGTGGCTTTCTCGGGGGGTGTTGACAGCACCTTCCTGCTGTATGCCGCCCGCGAGTCTCTGGGGGCGCATGTCGTGGCCGTGACCCTGGCGACTCCGTACATCCCCCGCAGCGAGGTTGCAGAGGCCAAGGCCCTGGCGGACTCCCTCGGCGTCCGCCACCGGGTGGTCATCGAACCGTTCCCGGAGGCGATCCGGGACAACCCGCCGGATCACTGCTACCTGTGCAAGCACCACCTTTTTTCGGCTTTGCTGGCCATGGCGGCCGGAGAGGGGATCGGCCATGTCCTGGAGGGGACCAATGCCGACGACCTGCAGGATTTCCGCCCCGGTCTCCGGGCGCTCCGGGAACTGGGGGTCGAGAGTCCGCTCCTGGGGGCCGGTCTGGCCAAGGACGATATCCGCCGGCTGTCCAGGGAACTCGGGCTTTCGGTATGGGACAAACCGGCCAAGGCCTGCCTTCTGTCGAGGATTCCCGTGGGCACACGGGTGGAAGAGGCGGAACTGCGCCGCATCGAAGAGGGGGAAGAGTTCCTGGCCCGGATCGGATTCCCTGCGGTTCGGCTTCGGAGCCATGGCGAGATCGCCCGGATCGAAGTCCCCGGGGAGGAGATCCCCGCCCTGATTGCCGCCGCCGGGCGGCACGGCATCGACGACAGGCTGAAAGGCCTGGGATACCGCCATGTGGCCGTGGATCTGGCCGGCTATCGCCGGGGCAGCCTGAACCGGCACCCGGATGCGGCAAGCCCCGGCGAGGTACCTGCATAG
- a CDS encoding fibronectin type III domain-containing protein → MTNLIQRTLAAITVFSLATAGLIAGCGGGGGGLSSQVVSGTAAVGAPLSGQVSLKDSSATPQTRTTVIGSDGSFAIDVTGMQAPFILEATGSAAGTSYKLHSFAESTGTANINPLSDAIVASAAGDTDASKSYDSADHDKLGKIKGNLAATVDALLKKLQPLLQQYNAQNTNPITSRYIANHLDLDDMFDNVKITVANGVLSIVNAKTGAVIYSGKVTDIANGNFYPDNVPSTPAAPVAPTGVAAVGGAGQATISWTAVSNATSYNIYYATTSGVTTATGTKIANATTPYVQTGLSASTTYYYVVTAVNSTGESVASAQASATTNAAVPTPTAPAAPTGVTATGGTKQVTISWPAVTGATSYNIYYATTSGVSKTNGTKITGATSPAVQTGLADATTYYYVVTAVNSTGESAASVQVAATTLAAVPAPTAPAAPTGVTATGGAKQATISWSAVSGATSYNIYYATTSGVSKTNGTKIAGATSPYVQTALSAGTTYYYIVTAVNSVGESTASAQASATTNAAPPAVPTAPTGVTATGGTNQMTVSWSAVSGATSYNIYWSTATGVTIASGTKIAGATSPYVQTGLAAGTAYYYIVTAVNSSGESPASAQASASTSAPAPVVPAAPTGVGATGGTNQVTVSWSAVSGATSYNIYYATTSGVSKTSGTKITGATSPYVQTGLTAGTTYYYIVTAVNSAGESAASAQASAATTAAATCGSCHAIPPATGQHSFHIGLGYTCLTCHGTGYSSTTVNAATHANGTVNVVTSLNWNGTSCSPACHGTRNW, encoded by the coding sequence ATGACAAATCTGATACAAAGGACTCTGGCGGCAATCACGGTATTCTCTCTGGCAACGGCGGGTCTTATTGCCGGCTGCGGCGGCGGTGGAGGGGGGCTTTCCTCCCAGGTCGTAAGCGGCACGGCCGCCGTCGGGGCGCCCTTGTCCGGCCAGGTAAGCCTCAAGGATTCCTCCGCCACGCCACAGACGAGGACAACCGTCATCGGCAGCGACGGCTCGTTTGCCATCGACGTGACGGGCATGCAGGCGCCCTTCATCCTCGAGGCGACGGGCAGCGCCGCCGGCACCAGCTACAAACTCCACTCCTTCGCCGAAAGCACCGGCACCGCCAACATCAACCCGCTTTCCGACGCCATCGTAGCCAGCGCCGCCGGCGATACCGACGCGTCCAAGTCCTACGACAGCGCCGATCACGACAAACTGGGCAAGATCAAGGGGAACCTGGCGGCGACCGTGGACGCCCTGCTGAAAAAACTGCAGCCCCTGCTCCAGCAGTATAACGCCCAGAACACCAACCCGATCACCTCGCGCTACATCGCCAACCACCTCGACCTCGACGATATGTTCGACAACGTGAAAATCACCGTCGCCAATGGGGTCCTGTCGATCGTCAACGCCAAAACCGGCGCCGTCATCTACAGCGGCAAGGTGACCGACATCGCCAACGGCAACTTCTACCCCGACAACGTCCCCTCGACCCCGGCGGCTCCCGTAGCTCCGACAGGGGTAGCCGCAGTGGGCGGCGCCGGCCAGGCGACCATTTCCTGGACCGCCGTCAGCAATGCGACCTCCTATAACATCTATTACGCCACCACCTCCGGCGTCACCACCGCCACCGGCACCAAGATCGCCAATGCCACCACCCCGTACGTCCAGACCGGTCTCTCCGCCAGCACCACCTACTACTATGTGGTGACCGCCGTCAACAGCACCGGCGAAAGCGTCGCCTCGGCCCAGGCATCGGCCACCACCAACGCCGCCGTGCCGACCCCGACCGCCCCGGCGGCACCGACCGGCGTGACCGCCACCGGCGGCACCAAACAGGTGACCATCTCCTGGCCGGCGGTTACCGGCGCCACCTCCTATAACATCTACTACGCCACCACCAGCGGGGTTTCCAAAACGAACGGCACCAAGATCACCGGCGCCACCAGCCCCGCCGTCCAGACCGGGCTCGCCGACGCCACCACCTACTACTACGTGGTGACCGCCGTCAACAGCACCGGCGAGAGCGCCGCCTCCGTACAGGTTGCCGCGACGACCCTGGCTGCCGTCCCGGCCCCGACCGCCCCGGCGGCACCGACCGGCGTGACCGCCACCGGCGGCGCCAAACAGGCGACCATCTCCTGGTCCGCGGTTTCCGGCGCCACCTCCTATAACATCTACTACGCCACCACCAGCGGAGTCTCCAAAACGAACGGCACCAAGATCGCCGGCGCCACCAGCCCCTATGTCCAGACCGCCCTGTCCGCCGGCACCACCTATTACTACATCGTCACCGCCGTCAACAGCGTCGGCGAGAGCACCGCTTCGGCCCAGGCATCGGCCACCACCAATGCGGCGCCCCCGGCCGTTCCAACCGCGCCGACCGGCGTGACCGCCACCGGCGGCACCAACCAGATGACCGTCTCCTGGTCCGCGGTTTCCGGCGCCACCTCCTATAACATCTACTGGTCAACCGCCACGGGCGTCACCATCGCCTCCGGCACCAAAATCGCCGGCGCCACCAGCCCCTATGTCCAGACCGGGCTCGCCGCCGGAACCGCCTACTACTACATCGTCACCGCGGTGAACAGCTCCGGCGAAAGCCCCGCTTCGGCTCAGGCATCGGCAAGCACCAGCGCACCGGCCCCGGTCGTCCCGGCCGCGCCGACCGGCGTGGGCGCCACCGGCGGGACCAACCAGGTGACCGTCTCCTGGTCGGCGGTCAGCGGCGCAACCTCGTACAACATCTACTACGCCACCACCAGCGGGGTCTCCAAAACGAGCGGCACCAAGATCACCGGCGCCACCAGCCCCTATGTCCAGACCGGACTTACCGCCGGCACCACCTACTACTACATTGTCACCGCAGTGAACAGCGCCGGCGAAAGCGCCGCTTCGGCCCAGGCATCGGCGGCCACCACGGCGGCGGCGACCTGTGGGAGCTGCCACGCAATACCTCCTGCAACCGGCCAGCATTCGTTCCATATCGGCCTGGGCTACACCTGTCTTACCTGCCACGGGACCGGCTACAGCAGCACCACGGTGAACGCGGCGACTCACGCAAACGGCACCGTCAATGTCGTCACGTCCCTCAATTGGAACGGGACGTCCTGCTCTCCCGCCTGCCACGGGACCAGGAACTGGTAG
- the larB gene encoding nickel pincer cofactor biosynthesis protein LarB — protein MDHGILFDHSRTARIGLPETVFCEGKPFPALAELLSRFGRGAGAPVLFTRLAPDVFAQAPEAVRNGYDYHPLSRTAFGDTLSPKARGRVAVVSAGTSDSFVAWEAARTLTYLGIQHKIFEDCGVAGLWRLAERLEEINAFDAVIVVAGLDAALASVMGGLTPKPIYGVPTSVGYGVARGGKAALASMLSSCAPGVAIMNIDNGYGAACAAARVVNGL, from the coding sequence ATGGACCACGGTATTCTTTTCGACCATTCCCGCACCGCGCGAATCGGTCTGCCGGAAACGGTTTTCTGCGAAGGAAAGCCGTTTCCGGCGTTGGCAGAACTGCTTTCCCGCTTCGGCAGGGGGGCCGGCGCCCCTGTCCTGTTCACGCGGCTTGCCCCGGATGTTTTCGCCCAAGCCCCCGAAGCGGTGCGCAACGGCTATGACTACCACCCGTTATCCCGCACGGCGTTCGGGGATACGCTCTCCCCCAAGGCCAGGGGAAGGGTTGCCGTGGTCTCCGCAGGGACGTCGGACAGCTTCGTGGCGTGGGAAGCGGCACGCACCTTGACCTATTTGGGAATTCAGCATAAGATTTTCGAGGATTGCGGCGTGGCCGGACTATGGCGGCTTGCGGAGCGCCTGGAAGAAATCAACGCCTTTGACGCGGTAATCGTGGTGGCCGGGTTGGACGCCGCCCTGGCGAGCGTGATGGGCGGCCTCACGCCCAAGCCGATTTACGGCGTGCCGACCTCCGTGGGATACGGCGTGGCCCGGGGCGGCAAGGCCGCGCTGGCCAGCATGCTCTCCAGTTGCGCTCCCGGCGTCGCGATCATGAACATCGACAATGGCTACGGTGCCGCCTGCGCCGCAGCGAGGGTGGTCAACGGATTATGA
- a CDS encoding aldo/keto reductase, translated as MQKRILGKSGLEVSALGLGCMGMSMAYGAPADKKEMIALMAKAVDRGITFFDTAEIYGPYANEELVGEALAPFRGRVAIATKFGIRYDAGGQQVQDSRPERIRESVEGSLTRLRIEAIDLYYQHRVDPEVPIEEVAGTVQELIREGKVKHFGLSEAGVQTIRRAHAVQPVTAVESEYSLWWRRPEEELLPTLEELGIGFVPFSPLGKGFLTGTIDEHTTFAQNDFRTIVPRFTAEARRANQALVDLLGAIAKQKGATPAQIALAWLLTQKPWIVPIPGTTKLHRLDENNGAVAVELTPENLGDMERAAAQITIQGARYPEALEKRTGL; from the coding sequence ATGCAAAAACGGATATTGGGAAAAAGCGGTCTCGAGGTTTCGGCCCTCGGGCTGGGCTGCATGGGCATGAGCATGGCCTACGGGGCCCCCGCGGACAAGAAGGAGATGATCGCCCTGATGGCTAAAGCCGTTGACCGCGGCATCACCTTCTTCGACACCGCCGAGATTTACGGCCCGTACGCCAACGAAGAGCTGGTGGGGGAGGCGCTCGCTCCCTTCCGCGGGCGCGTGGCGATAGCCACCAAGTTCGGGATCAGGTACGACGCCGGCGGCCAACAAGTTCAGGACAGCCGGCCCGAACGCATCAGGGAGAGCGTCGAGGGCTCGCTCACGCGGCTCAGGATCGAAGCCATCGACCTCTACTATCAACACCGCGTGGACCCGGAGGTGCCGATCGAAGAGGTGGCCGGAACGGTGCAGGAGCTGATCCGGGAGGGGAAGGTCAAGCACTTCGGCCTTTCCGAGGCGGGGGTGCAGACGATCCGCCGCGCTCACGCCGTCCAGCCCGTGACGGCCGTGGAGAGCGAATACTCGCTCTGGTGGCGGCGCCCCGAAGAAGAGCTGCTGCCGACCCTTGAGGAACTCGGCATCGGTTTCGTCCCCTTCAGCCCGCTGGGCAAGGGGTTTCTTACGGGGACGATCGACGAGCATACCACGTTCGCACAGAACGACTTCCGCACCATCGTCCCCCGTTTCACCGCCGAGGCCCGCAGGGCGAACCAGGCTTTGGTCGATCTGCTCGGCGCCATCGCGAAGCAGAAGGGTGCAACCCCGGCCCAGATCGCGCTCGCCTGGCTGCTGACCCAGAAGCCGTGGATCGTGCCGATCCCGGGCACCACGAAGCTGCACCGCCTGGACGAGAACAACGGCGCGGTCGCTGTGGAGCTGACGCCCGAGAATCTGGGGGACATGGAGCGCGCCGCTGCACAGATCACGATCCAGGGAGCGCGGTACCCGGAAGCCCTGGAGAAAAGGACCGGGCTCTGA
- a CDS encoding NAD(P)-dependent alcohol dehydrogenase: MFKAKAYSAASATAPLASSTIPRRDTTERDVQIEILFCGVCHSDLHHARDEWHSIMPTVYPCVPGHEIVGRVTKVGSAVTKFKPGDLAGVGCLVDSDHTCPNCQDGLEQLCPNQTLTYGSPDKHLGGVTYGGYSDSIVVDERFVLHVPANLDLAGVAPLLCAGITTYSPMRRWGDIRGKKVGVVGLGGLGHMGVKFARAFGAHVVVFTTSPGKKEDALRLGAHEVIISTNAEEMKKHAGTFNFILDTIAADHDINAYITMLGRDGNITLVGAPEKPLAVSAFALLFGRRSLSGSIIGGIAETQEMLDFCGEHNITSDVEVIAIQRINEAYERLLKSDVKYRFSIDMASLKSE; this comes from the coding sequence ATGTTCAAGGCAAAGGCATATTCCGCTGCCAGCGCAACAGCGCCGCTGGCTTCCAGCACCATCCCGCGACGAGACACGACGGAACGCGACGTGCAGATCGAAATCCTCTTCTGCGGCGTCTGCCACTCCGATCTTCACCATGCCCGCGACGAGTGGCACAGCATCATGCCCACGGTCTACCCCTGCGTGCCGGGGCACGAGATCGTCGGCCGGGTCACCAAGGTCGGTTCCGCGGTCACGAAGTTCAAGCCGGGCGACCTGGCCGGCGTCGGTTGTCTGGTGGATTCGGACCATACCTGCCCCAATTGCCAGGACGGCCTGGAACAGCTCTGCCCGAACCAGACCCTCACCTACGGTTCCCCGGACAAACACCTGGGCGGGGTTACCTATGGCGGCTACTCGGACAGCATCGTCGTCGATGAGCGCTTCGTGCTGCACGTTCCCGCCAACCTCGACCTTGCCGGGGTCGCGCCGCTGCTCTGCGCCGGGATCACGACGTACTCGCCCATGCGCCGCTGGGGCGACATCAGGGGCAAAAAGGTCGGCGTGGTCGGCCTCGGCGGGCTGGGCCACATGGGGGTCAAGTTCGCCCGCGCCTTCGGGGCCCACGTCGTGGTCTTCACCACCTCGCCCGGCAAGAAAGAGGATGCGCTCCGCCTGGGCGCCCATGAGGTCATCATCTCCACCAACGCCGAAGAGATGAAGAAACACGCGGGTACGTTCAATTTCATCCTCGACACCATTGCCGCCGATCACGACATCAACGCCTACATCACCATGCTGGGCCGCGACGGCAACATCACCCTCGTCGGCGCGCCGGAAAAACCGCTCGCCGTCTCCGCCTTTGCCCTGCTGTTCGGGCGCCGCAGCCTCTCCGGGTCCATCATCGGCGGCATCGCCGAGACCCAGGAGATGCTCGATTTCTGCGGTGAGCACAACATCACCTCGGATGTGGAAGTCATCGCCATCCAGAGGATCAACGAGGCGTATGAAAGGCTGCTCAAGTCCGATGTGAAGTACCGTTTCTCCATCGATATGGCGTCTTTGAAATCGGAATGA